The following are from one region of the Elusimicrobiota bacterium genome:
- a CDS encoding DUF4862 family protein: protein MKIHVGAYAASSGLDEAAEAALYEGLADMDLAGLEQPFFGSLHRRDEGWLIGQIRPEWSLVLTTLPGTMDRLAGDRRFGLASADSDARSRAVDYVESARRAVEKLNAALGRRAVRAVMVHSAPRLDGSRAKRSLDGFAEALTDLRERDWQGASLLVEHCDAAVPGLEPDKGFLSVEDDVLAAKLSGGRTPVAVAINWGRSAVETRSAEGPLEHIARAVQADLLGALFFSGAAPAHPEYGAWRDSHVPFSTTVPESLLTPAAARAALSAAPGCPIIGLKLQTKPASLTVPQRLAVIQDGLNALR, encoded by the coding sequence GTGAAGATCCACGTCGGCGCCTACGCCGCCTCGTCCGGCCTCGATGAAGCCGCCGAAGCCGCCCTGTACGAAGGGCTCGCCGACATGGACCTCGCCGGCCTCGAGCAGCCGTTCTTCGGGTCTTTGCACCGCCGCGACGAGGGCTGGCTGATCGGCCAGATCCGCCCCGAGTGGTCGCTCGTCCTCACCACCTTGCCCGGCACGATGGACCGCCTCGCCGGCGACCGGCGCTTCGGACTGGCGAGCGCCGACTCCGACGCCCGGAGCCGCGCCGTCGACTACGTCGAGAGCGCGCGCCGGGCCGTGGAGAAGCTGAACGCCGCCCTCGGCCGCCGCGCCGTGCGCGCGGTCATGGTGCACTCGGCCCCGCGCCTGGACGGCTCGCGCGCCAAGCGCTCGCTCGACGGCTTCGCCGAGGCCCTCACCGACCTGCGCGAGCGCGACTGGCAGGGCGCCTCCTTGCTCGTCGAGCATTGCGACGCGGCCGTGCCCGGCCTCGAGCCCGACAAGGGCTTCCTGAGCGTGGAGGACGACGTCCTCGCGGCCAAGCTCTCCGGCGGCCGCACGCCCGTCGCCGTCGCGATCAACTGGGGCCGCTCCGCCGTCGAGACTCGCTCCGCCGAGGGTCCGCTCGAGCACATCGCCCGCGCCGTCCAGGCCGACCTGCTCGGCGCCCTGTTCTTCTCCGGCGCCGCGCCCGCCCACCCGGAGTACGGCGCCTGGCGCGATTCCCACGTCCCCTTCTCCACGACCGTCCCCGAGTCCCTCCTCACCCCCGCCGCCGCCCGAGCCGCGCTTTCCGCCGCGCCGGGCTGCCCCATCATAGGCCTCAAGCTCCAGACCAAGCCCGCGTCCCTCACCGTCCCGCAGCGCCTGGCCGTCATCCAAGACGGCCTGAACGCCCTCCGCTAA
- a CDS encoding nucleotide pyrophosphohydrolase, whose amino-acid sequence MKDRRAELDETITRFARERKWGKYHGPKNLAMAMVKEAAEIVEIFQWLTPAQSRKLTPAQRAHLAEELADTYVYLKKIGDHFGIDLTEAALAKMKKNAIKYPAHLNRGRIHKKR is encoded by the coding sequence ATGAAAGACCGCCGCGCCGAGCTCGACGAGACCATCACCCGCTTCGCCCGCGAGCGCAAATGGGGCAAATACCACGGCCCGAAGAACCTCGCGATGGCGATGGTCAAGGAAGCCGCCGAGATCGTCGAGATATTCCAGTGGCTGACGCCCGCCCAGTCCAGGAAGCTCACGCCCGCGCAGCGCGCCCATCTCGCCGAGGAGCTCGCCGACACCTACGTCTATCTCAAGAAGATCGGCGACCATTTCGGCATCGACCTCACCGAGGCGGCGCTGGCGAAGATGAAGAAGAACGCGATCAAGTATCCCGCCCACCTCAACCGCGGCCGCATCCATAAGAAGCGCTAA